From Carya illinoinensis cultivar Pawnee chromosome 5, C.illinoinensisPawnee_v1, whole genome shotgun sequence, one genomic window encodes:
- the LOC122311296 gene encoding uncharacterized protein LOC122311296 isoform X1 encodes MGNLTRRKPNETMRLIVTTFVGVVFGFFVGVSFPTLSTKVNLPSSLFPTIDISYIKYKESGIRNAWSSVNNNNDSRSTQAQKLNDTSKILVPSNPRGAERLPPGIVEAESDFYLRRLWGKPSEDLTSKPRYLVTFTVGYEQRKNIDAAVKKFSGNFTILLFHYDGRTTEWDEFEWSKRAIHVSIRKQTKWWYAKRFLHPDIVAPYDYIFIWDEDLGVEHFNAEEYIKLVRKHGLEISQPGLEPSRGLTWKMTKRRGDREVHKETDEKPGWCTDPRMPPCAAFVEIMAPVFSRDAWRCVWHMIQNDLVHGWGLDFALRKCVDPAHEKIGVVDSQWIVHQTVPSLGNQGETQNGKAPWQGVRERCRKEWTMFQSRMTKAEHTYFKDMGIDPSNSTVN; translated from the exons atgggaAACCTTACTCGCAG AAAACCAAATGAGACCATGAGGCTTATTGTTACTACATTTGTTGGAGTGGTTTTTGGCTTTTTTGTAGGAGTATCATTTCCAACCTTGTCAACTAAG GTGAATCTTCCATCCAGCCTTTTTCCTACCATTGACATCTCATacattaaatataaagaatcaGGCATTCGAAATGCCTGGTcatctgtgaataataataatgatagcAGATCAACTCAAGCTCAAAAGTTGAATGATACATCAAAG ATATTGGTTCCATCTAATCCTAGAGGTGCAGAAAGACTACCTCCAGGTATTGTTGAAGCTGAGTCAGACTTCTACCTACGAAGATTGTGGGGTAAGCCCAGTGAG GACTTAACCAGCAAACCACGGTATCTTGTAACCTTCACTGTAGGTTATGAACAGAGGAAGAATATTGATGCAGCAGTGAaaaag TTTTCAGGGAATTTTACAATCCTTCTATTTCATTACGATGGCCGAACAACCGAATGGGATGAGTTTGAGTGGTCAAAGCGTGCTATTCATGTGAGCATTCGTAAACAAACTAAATG GTGGTATGCTAAACGCTTTCTGCATCCTGACATCGTGGCTCCATACGACTACATATTTATCTGGGATGAAGACCTGGGAGTGGAGCATTTTAATGCGGAAGA ATACATAAAACTAGTGAGGAAGCATGGCTTGGAGATTTCACAGCCTGGTTTGGAACCTAGCAGAGGATTAACATGGAAAATGACAAAGAGAAGAGGTGACCGTGAAGTTCACAA AGAAACAGATGAGAAACCTGGCTGGTGCACTGACCCACGTATGCCTCCCTGTGCAGC GTTTGTTGAAATCATGGCTCCAGTGTTTTCGCGAGATGCATGGCGCTGTGTGTGGCATATGATTCAG AATGACTTGGTCCATGGGTGGGGTCTTGACTTTGCTCTTAGAAAATGTGTAGAC CCTGCGCATGAGAAGATTGGAGTTGTAGATTCACAATGGATTGTTCATCAAACCGTTCCCTCACTTGGGAACCAG GGAGAAACACAGAATGGGAAGGCACCATGGCAAGGG GTAAGGGAGAGGTGTAGGAAGGAGTGGACAATGTTCCAAAGTCGGATGACAAAAGCGGAACATACATATTTTAAGGACATGGGAATTGACCCTTCCAATTCGACAGTTAATTAG
- the LOC122309130 gene encoding probable E3 ubiquitin-protein ligase XERICO: MSKPASVELDLLLLFLLPLSGVVSVCAGFLQRRGISLILELLGGVCKEIKKMGLSNFPSAAEGVLPVLVMNTVLSVTLLKNMVRSVLQVVGASGNPPNVEEDVPDGFPDTETSARERRISITRFKSLRHSKSSGCSVSGRSRLFPIMECCVCLCKFEAEQEVSELSCKHFFHKSCLEKWFDNYNHNTCPLCRSMD, encoded by the coding sequence atgagCAAGCCGGCTAGTGTTGAGCTCGATTTGCTTCTTCTGTTTTTGCTCCCTCTTTCAGGAGTGGTGTCTGTTTGTGCTGGATTTTTGCAACGCCGAGGGATTTCCTTGATTCTTGAACTTTTGGGTGGTGTTTGTAAGGAAATTAAAAAGATGGGGCTGTCAAATTTCCCGAGTGCAGCCGAGGGAGTACTTCCTGTGCTGGTAATGAACACAGTTCTTTCGGTGACCCTTTTGAAGAACATGGTGAGATCTGTGCTCCAAGTTGTGGGTGCTTCTGGGAATCCACCAAATGTAGAAGAAGACGTCCCAGATGGCTTCCCGGACACCGAGACTAGCGCCAGGGAGAGAAGAATTTCAATAACAAGGTTCAAGTCTCTGCGCCACAGCAAGAGCAGTGGTTGCAGTGTCAGTGGCCGCAGCAGGCTGTTTCCAATAATGGAGTGTTGTGTGTGTCTGTGTAAGTTTGAGGCAGAACAGGAGGTGAGTGAGTTATCTTGCAAGCATTTCTTTCACAAAAGTTGTTTAGAGAAGTGGTTTGATAACTACAACCATAATACCTGCCCTCTTTGTCGCTCTATGGACTAG
- the LOC122311296 gene encoding uncharacterized protein LOC122311296 isoform X2, with product MRLIVTTFVGVVFGFFVGVSFPTLSTKVNLPSSLFPTIDISYIKYKESGIRNAWSSVNNNNDSRSTQAQKLNDTSKILVPSNPRGAERLPPGIVEAESDFYLRRLWGKPSEDLTSKPRYLVTFTVGYEQRKNIDAAVKKFSGNFTILLFHYDGRTTEWDEFEWSKRAIHVSIRKQTKWWYAKRFLHPDIVAPYDYIFIWDEDLGVEHFNAEEYIKLVRKHGLEISQPGLEPSRGLTWKMTKRRGDREVHKETDEKPGWCTDPRMPPCAAFVEIMAPVFSRDAWRCVWHMIQNDLVHGWGLDFALRKCVDPAHEKIGVVDSQWIVHQTVPSLGNQGETQNGKAPWQGVRERCRKEWTMFQSRMTKAEHTYFKDMGIDPSNSTVN from the exons ATGAGGCTTATTGTTACTACATTTGTTGGAGTGGTTTTTGGCTTTTTTGTAGGAGTATCATTTCCAACCTTGTCAACTAAG GTGAATCTTCCATCCAGCCTTTTTCCTACCATTGACATCTCATacattaaatataaagaatcaGGCATTCGAAATGCCTGGTcatctgtgaataataataatgatagcAGATCAACTCAAGCTCAAAAGTTGAATGATACATCAAAG ATATTGGTTCCATCTAATCCTAGAGGTGCAGAAAGACTACCTCCAGGTATTGTTGAAGCTGAGTCAGACTTCTACCTACGAAGATTGTGGGGTAAGCCCAGTGAG GACTTAACCAGCAAACCACGGTATCTTGTAACCTTCACTGTAGGTTATGAACAGAGGAAGAATATTGATGCAGCAGTGAaaaag TTTTCAGGGAATTTTACAATCCTTCTATTTCATTACGATGGCCGAACAACCGAATGGGATGAGTTTGAGTGGTCAAAGCGTGCTATTCATGTGAGCATTCGTAAACAAACTAAATG GTGGTATGCTAAACGCTTTCTGCATCCTGACATCGTGGCTCCATACGACTACATATTTATCTGGGATGAAGACCTGGGAGTGGAGCATTTTAATGCGGAAGA ATACATAAAACTAGTGAGGAAGCATGGCTTGGAGATTTCACAGCCTGGTTTGGAACCTAGCAGAGGATTAACATGGAAAATGACAAAGAGAAGAGGTGACCGTGAAGTTCACAA AGAAACAGATGAGAAACCTGGCTGGTGCACTGACCCACGTATGCCTCCCTGTGCAGC GTTTGTTGAAATCATGGCTCCAGTGTTTTCGCGAGATGCATGGCGCTGTGTGTGGCATATGATTCAG AATGACTTGGTCCATGGGTGGGGTCTTGACTTTGCTCTTAGAAAATGTGTAGAC CCTGCGCATGAGAAGATTGGAGTTGTAGATTCACAATGGATTGTTCATCAAACCGTTCCCTCACTTGGGAACCAG GGAGAAACACAGAATGGGAAGGCACCATGGCAAGGG GTAAGGGAGAGGTGTAGGAAGGAGTGGACAATGTTCCAAAGTCGGATGACAAAAGCGGAACATACATATTTTAAGGACATGGGAATTGACCCTTCCAATTCGACAGTTAATTAG